In Deltaproteobacteria bacterium, the sequence GATGGTGCAGCCGCTGACCTACCAGATCGGCTTCGCCGCCGCTGGCACGCCCACGCCGATCCATCCGCTGGTCGACTTCCACGTGCCGGCCGGCTCCGGTGCGCGCGCGTTCGTGGTGGCCGCCGGTGATCTGCTGCCGGAGTCGACCGAGGCCGGCTTCCGCCTGCTGGTCGTCGACACCTCGAGCTCGCCTTGGCAGATCGGCTCGATCCTCCCCAACCCGTGAGTCCGGCGATGGCCACGGCGATGGCCATGTTCGTGCCCCCCAACGGACGACACAGGTGGTCCGGTCCGGTCGCGTGCGTCGCTCCGGACCGGATCACCTGCGCGCGCATGGCCACCGCGCCGGCGCACGGCCGCATCTGGCGCAGCGCCGCATCTGGCGAGCCCGCGCGCGCCCGTGCGAACATCCCTCGACGCTACGCCCTCCCCGCGACGGATCGACATGAGCACGACGCAGCGCGACGACGAGCCCACCACCGTGGGCGGAGCCGACGCCGACGACGACCTCCACGTCGACGGTGAGCTGCTGCCACCGCAGCTGGGCGATCGCTTCGCGGTGCGTCGCCTGCTCGGCACCGGCGCCCACGGTGCGGTGTGGGAGGTCTTCGACCACGGTCACGCCCGCGTGCTCGCGCTCAAGAGCCTGCTGCGGGTCGACCCCGAGGAGCTGGTGCGATTCAAGCGAGAGTTCCGCATCGTCGGCGGTGTGGTCCACCCCAACCTCGTCACCCTGCACGAGCTGTTCGTGGAGGCCGGCCAGGCCTGGCTCACCATGGAGCTCGTCGACGGCATCGACTTCCTCTCGTGGGTGCGCGACGACGATCAGCCCGGCGGCGGGGTCGACGAGCTGCGCCTGCGCGACGCGCTGCTGCAGCTCGCGCGCGCCCTGGTCGCGCTGCACGCCCACGGCATCCTGCACCGCGACCTCAAGCCCTCCAACGTGTTGGTGCGCGCCGATGGGCAGGTGCGCGTCGCAGACTTCGGGCTCGCGCGGGCGATCGCCAGCGATGACGACAGCGGCGTCGCCGGCACGCCGGCGTACATGTCCCCCGAGCAGGCCGCGAACCTCGAGCTCACCGCCGCCAGCGACTGGTACGGCGTGGGCGTGATGCTCTACGAGGCCCTCACCGGCGTGCGACCGCACCGCGGCCTGCGGGGGGTCGAGCTGCTGATGGCCAAGCAGGTCGGTCATCCCGGACCGCCGTCGGCGGTGTGTGCCGTGCCCGCGGATCTCGATCGCCTGTGCGAGGCGTTGCTGTCGCGCGACGCGGCCGCGCGGCCGACCGGCGCCGAGGTGCTCGATCGCCTCGACCGACCGACCCGCATCGCCGCCGACGCGCGCGCGCTGCCCTGCGCCCGCCCCGACGTGTTCGTCGGGCGCGAGCACGAGCTGGCCACGCTCGAGCGCGCGCTGCGTCGCGTGCGGCAGACTGCCAGCGCCACGGTGGTGGTCATCGAAGGTGACTCCGGCACCGGCAAGAGCGCGTTGCTGCGACGCTTCACCGCCGACGTCGCGGGGCCCGATGTGGTGGTGCTGAGCGGCCGCTGCTACGAGCGCGAGTCGGTGGCCTACAACGGACTCGACGAGCTGATCGACGGGCTGCGAGAGCACCTGTTGTCGCGCGGCGGCGTCACACCGTTCGTCGGCGCTGGTGCGCTCGGGCGGCTGTTCCCCGTGCTCGCCGACGTGCCCGGCATCGCCGACGCCCCCACGCCCCGCGTCGAAGATCCCCTCGAGCTGCGGCGACAGGCCATCGACGGCCTGCGCGAGCTGCTGCTGCGGGTCGCGACCGCGCGCACGCTGGTGCTCGCGCTCGACGACCTGCAGTGGTGCGACGACGACACCGCCGCGATGCTGCTCGAGCTGCTGCGACCGCGGCATCGTCCGCCCGCGCTGGTGGTCGCGTGCATCCGCTCCGACGCGACCCAGCCCGGCGCCATGCTGTCGCTCGTCACGGGCTTGCAGTCGATGGCCCAGGTGCTCGGTCTGGCGCAGGTCCAGCTGGGGCCGATGTCGCCCGAGGACGCGACCGCGGTCGCGCTGGCGATGCTGCCCGCGAGCTCCGAGCGCGAACGCCTGGCCCGCAGCATCGCGCAGGAGTGCCAGGGCTCGCCGCTGTTCGTGGCGGAGCTCGTGCGTCACAGCGCGTGGCCCCGCGAGGGTGCGCCGCGACCACAGCTCGACGCGGTGATCCGAGCCCGCGCGGCCACCCTCCCGGCGCCCGCGCGTCGCGTGCTCGAGACCCTCGCGGTGGCCGCGAGACCGCTGGCACCCCCGCTGCTCCTGGCGGCCGCCGATGCCCACGAGCAGGGCCTCGAGACGCTGGCGCTGCTGCGCAGCCAGGGCTTCGTGCGCAGCCGCGGCCTGCCGCGCGGCGATGGCCTGCCGCGCGGCGATGGCCTGCCGCGCGGCGATGGCCTGCCGCGCGGCGACGGATCGCGCCCCAGCACCTCGCTCCTCCGCGGCGACGCCCGTGCCGCCGACGGCTCGCGCGAGCCGGCGGGGCCCGAGCCCGGCGAGCGCGAGGAGCCGCTGCTCGAGTGCTACCACGACCGCATCGTCGCCGGCATCCGCGGCATGATGACGGACGCGACCGCGCGTGCGCGTCATGCAGCGCTCGCGCTGCAGCTCGAGCGCTGCGCGGCCGACCCCGAGGACATCGCGTTCCACCTCGAGGCCGCCGGCGAGCCGGCGCGCGCGTGCGTCCACCTGCGACGCGCCGCAGCGCTCGCCGACGCCACGCTCGCGTTCCACCGCGCAACGCGGCTGTACCGGCGCGCGCTGGCGCTGCTGTCGACCGACGACCCCGCGCGCCACGGCGTCGAGCGGGCGCTGGCCGACACGCTGGCCCGCGACGGTCGCGGCACCGAGGCCGCCGCGGCCTACGTCACCGCGGCCGCCAGCGCACCACCGCAGGACGTGCCGGAGCTGCGCCGCGCCGCCGCCGAGCAGCTGCTGCGCAGCGGCCGGCTCGACGACGGGCTCGTGCTGCTCGGCGAGCTGCTCACCACCATCGGCGTCGCGATGCCACGCGGCCCCAAGCGCGCACTCGCGGCCCTCGTCGCCGCGCGGACGCAGCTGCGCCTGCGCGGGCTCGAGTTCGAGGAGCGCGCAGAGCCGCGGGTCGATCGCGAGCAACTGCTGCGCATCGACGCCACCTGGGCGGCCGCGACCGGCTTGCTGCAGTCGTCGGTGCTGCTCGGGCAGTACTTCCAGTCGCGCCACCTGCTACTCGCGCTGCAGGGTGGTGAGCCACGCCGAGTCGCGCGCGCGCTCGGGCTCGAGACGCTCTACGTCGGCACCTCGGGGACCGCCGCGGGGGCCCACTACGACGCCCTGCGAGAGCGCGTCGAGGGACTGTGCCGTCGCGTCGGCGACCCGCAGGCCCAGGGCGTGGTCGGCATGGCGACCGGCGTCGCCGAGGTCTACCGCGGGCGCTTCGCGGCCGGCCGCGATCGACTCTCGGAGGCCGAGACGATCCTGCGCGAGCGCTGCGTGAACGTGCACTGGGAGCTCGGCATGGTCCGCACGTTCCTCGCGACCTCGCTTTTCTACACCGGCGAGCTGGCGCGACTGCGGCAGGTGGTCGAACACGCGGTGCGCGACGCCGACGAACGCGACGACATGCACGCGCTCTTGATGCTTCGCATCGCCAACGAGACCATGGTGCGACTCGCCGACGACCGCGTCGACGAGGGCTTGGTGGAGATCGAGCGCCTGGCGCAGCACTGGGCGGTGTCGCTGTCGACCGCGACCTACGCCTTCGTGGTCGCACTCGCGCGCTCGCGACTGCTGCGCTACGCCGGCGACGGCGTGGCCGCGCTGGTCGCCATCGACGAGCGCTGGCGAGCGATCGAGCGCTCGTTCATGCTCACCAAGCAGCCGCTGCGGATCTTCATGCTGCACGACCGCGGCTGCGCGGCGCTGGCCGCCGCGCAGGCGTGCACCGGCAAGGCGCGCAGCGACGCGCTGGACCGCGCGCGCGCCGACGCGCGGCGGCTGTGGGACGAGTCGACCCGCTGGGCCCGCGCGATGGCGCTGCCGCTGTTCGCGTCGCTGCACGCGGCCGACGGCGAGCCGGCCCGCGCGCTGCAGACCACCACGCAGGCCGAGCGAGCCTTCGTCGAGCAGGGCATGCCGCTGCACGCCGCGTCCGCGCTGCGCCGCCGCGGCGAGCTGGAGGGCGGTGCGCTCGGCGTCGACATCATCGCGACCGCCGACGCCGCGCTCGCCGGCCACGGCGTCGCGCGACCGGTCGCGTTCGCGCGGCACCTGCTGCCGCCGGTGGTCGGCTGGTAGCCGCGGACGGCCCCAAAAAGCCCACGACACCACGGGGCAGTGGCCGCGGCGGGCCGACACAAGGTAGCTTCGCCCCCGCATGAGCCGTGTTCCCGACAAGCCGAGCCTCGACGGGCTCGAGGACAAGTGGGCCAAGACCTGGGAGACCGACGCGACCTATCGCTTCGATCGCGCGCACAGCCGCGACGAGGTGTTCGCGATCGACACCCCGCCGCCGACCGTGTCGGGGTCGCTGCACGTCGGCCACGTCTTCAGCTACACGCACACCGATACCATCGCCCGCTACTGGCGGATGCGCGGCAAGGCGGTGTTCTATCCCATCGGCTGGGACGACAACGGCCTCGCGACCGAGCGGCGCGTGCAGAACTTCACCGGTGTGCGCTGCGATCCGCGGCTGCCGAAGGACCCCAGCTTCACGGCACCGTTTCGCGGTGACGTGCCCAAGGACCACCGCGCGATCGCGGTGAGCCGGCCCGACTTCGTCGAGCTGTGCTTCGAGGTCACCGCGCTCGACGAGCAGGCCTTCGAGGCGCTGTTCCGCAAGCTGGGCCTCTCGTTCGACTGGGGCCTGCTCTACACCACCATCGGCGCCGACGCGCGACGCGTCAGCCAGCGCGCGTTCCTGGGCAACCTCGCCCGCGGCGAGGCCTATCAGCAGGACGCGCCCACGCTGTACGACGTCGACGAGCGCACCGCGGTCGCACAGGCCGAGATGGAGGACCGCGAGGTCCCAGGCGCCTATCACACGCTGCTCTTCCACCGTGACGACGGCGCCGGCGATCTCCGCATCGACACCACCCGACCCGAGCTGCTGCCATCGTGCGTGGCGCTCGTCGCCCACCCCGACGATCCCCGCTACCAGCCGCTGTTCGGCAAGACCGTGCGTACGCCGCTGTTCGGCGTGCAGGTGCCGGTGCTCGCCCACCGCCTGGCCGACCCCGAGAAGGGCACCGGCATCGCGATGATCTGCACCTTCGGCGACATGACCGACGTCACCTGGTGGCGCGAGCTGGCGCTGCCCTCCCGTGCACTCATCGGCTTCGACGGACGCTTCCTCGCCGAGCCGCCGGCATGGATCGAGTCCGAGGCCGGCCGTGCCGCATACGCCCAGCAGGCCGGACTCGCGGCCAAGGCCGCCGCCAAGAAGGTGGTCGAGCTGCTGCAGGCGTCGGGCGAGATGGTCGGTGACCCGCGCCCGATCAGCCATCCGGTGAAGTTCTACGAGCGTGGGTCGCGACCGCTCGAGATCGTCGCGACCCGCCAGTGGTACATCCGCAACGGCGGCCGCGACGAGCAGCTGCGCGAGCGCCTGGTCGCGCGCGGCGGCGAGCTCACGTGGCACCCGGCGTACATGCAGCACCGCTACGACAACTGGGTCGGCGGGCTGTCGGGCGACTGGCTCATCAGTCGCCAGCGCTACTTCGGCGTGCCGATCCCGGTGTGGTACCGCATCGACGACGCCGGCAACACGCTGCACGACCAGGTGCTGGTGCCCGAGGCGTCGCGGCTGCCCATCGATCCCTCGACCGATTGCCCCGCGGGCTTCACCGAGGCGCAGCGCGGGGCGCCGGGCGGCTTCATCGGCGATCCCGACGTGATGGACACCTGGGCGACCTCCTCGCTCACGCCGCAGATCGCCGGCAAGTGGGGCACCGACGACGACCTCTTCGGCCGCGTGTTCCCGATGGACATGCGACCGCAGGCCCACGACATCATCCGCACGTGGCTGTTCGCG encodes:
- a CDS encoding serine/threonine-protein kinase PknK, with amino-acid sequence MSTTQRDDEPTTVGGADADDDLHVDGELLPPQLGDRFAVRRLLGTGAHGAVWEVFDHGHARVLALKSLLRVDPEELVRFKREFRIVGGVVHPNLVTLHELFVEAGQAWLTMELVDGIDFLSWVRDDDQPGGGVDELRLRDALLQLARALVALHAHGILHRDLKPSNVLVRADGQVRVADFGLARAIASDDDSGVAGTPAYMSPEQAANLELTAASDWYGVGVMLYEALTGVRPHRGLRGVELLMAKQVGHPGPPSAVCAVPADLDRLCEALLSRDAAARPTGAEVLDRLDRPTRIAADARALPCARPDVFVGREHELATLERALRRVRQTASATVVVIEGDSGTGKSALLRRFTADVAGPDVVVLSGRCYERESVAYNGLDELIDGLREHLLSRGGVTPFVGAGALGRLFPVLADVPGIADAPTPRVEDPLELRRQAIDGLRELLLRVATARTLVLALDDLQWCDDDTAAMLLELLRPRHRPPALVVACIRSDATQPGAMLSLVTGLQSMAQVLGLAQVQLGPMSPEDATAVALAMLPASSERERLARSIAQECQGSPLFVAELVRHSAWPREGAPRPQLDAVIRARAATLPAPARRVLETLAVAARPLAPPLLLAAADAHEQGLETLALLRSQGFVRSRGLPRGDGLPRGDGLPRGDGLPRGDGSRPSTSLLRGDARAADGSREPAGPEPGEREEPLLECYHDRIVAGIRGMMTDATARARHAALALQLERCAADPEDIAFHLEAAGEPARACVHLRRAAALADATLAFHRATRLYRRALALLSTDDPARHGVERALADTLARDGRGTEAAAAYVTAAASAPPQDVPELRRAAAEQLLRSGRLDDGLVLLGELLTTIGVAMPRGPKRALAALVAARTQLRLRGLEFEERAEPRVDREQLLRIDATWAAATGLLQSSVLLGQYFQSRHLLLALQGGEPRRVARALGLETLYVGTSGTAAGAHYDALRERVEGLCRRVGDPQAQGVVGMATGVAEVYRGRFAAGRDRLSEAETILRERCVNVHWELGMVRTFLATSLFYTGELARLRQVVEHAVRDADERDDMHALLMLRIANETMVRLADDRVDEGLVEIERLAQHWAVSLSTATYAFVVALARSRLLRYAGDGVAALVAIDERWRAIERSFMLTKQPLRIFMLHDRGCAALAAAQACTGKARSDALDRARADARRLWDESTRWARAMALPLFASLHAADGEPARALQTTTQAERAFVEQGMPLHAASALRRRGELEGGALGVDIIATADAALAGHGVARPVAFARHLLPPVVGW
- the valS gene encoding valine--tRNA ligase; this encodes MSRVPDKPSLDGLEDKWAKTWETDATYRFDRAHSRDEVFAIDTPPPTVSGSLHVGHVFSYTHTDTIARYWRMRGKAVFYPIGWDDNGLATERRVQNFTGVRCDPRLPKDPSFTAPFRGDVPKDHRAIAVSRPDFVELCFEVTALDEQAFEALFRKLGLSFDWGLLYTTIGADARRVSQRAFLGNLARGEAYQQDAPTLYDVDERTAVAQAEMEDREVPGAYHTLLFHRDDGAGDLRIDTTRPELLPSCVALVAHPDDPRYQPLFGKTVRTPLFGVQVPVLAHRLADPEKGTGIAMICTFGDMTDVTWWRELALPSRALIGFDGRFLAEPPAWIESEAGRAAYAQQAGLAAKAAAKKVVELLQASGEMVGDPRPISHPVKFYERGSRPLEIVATRQWYIRNGGRDEQLRERLVARGGELTWHPAYMQHRYDNWVGGLSGDWLISRQRYFGVPIPVWYRIDDAGNTLHDQVLVPEASRLPIDPSTDCPAGFTEAQRGAPGGFIGDPDVMDTWATSSLTPQIAGKWGTDDDLFGRVFPMDMRPQAHDIIRTWLFATMVRSHHEHGTPPWKHAALSGWILDPDRKKMSKSKGNVVTPMHLLEQYGSDAVRYWSASGRPGTDTAFDEGQMKIGRKLAIKLLNASRFALGLGEPAAGAKVCEPLDAALLARLAALVDEATAAFEAFDYARSLERTESLFWSFTDDYLELVKHRAYGGHGEAAADSAKLTLRLALDTLLRLFAPVLPYVTEEVWSWWREGSIHRAAWPSAASLREAAGDGDPLALELAGGVLGEVRRAKTEAKRALATEVASVTVSDAADRIAIVTAVARDVCDAGKVQRIDYEVGAQKVTVVLVADG